One genomic window of bacterium includes the following:
- a CDS encoding BON domain-containing protein: protein MVKITSRLFYVKGNHLWRNQIMRNLQWILIFILALGLFFACTTAKNTGTAIKEGTTEAAEEVGDKAEDVGEEIEDGSITSAIKMKFANDEQVSASAIDVDTSHGHVTLNGAVSSQAEADRAVEIAKTVSGVKSVKSNLTIKQ, encoded by the coding sequence ATGGTAAAGATCACGTCGAGACTATTTTATGTAAAAGGTAATCACTTATGGAGGAACCAGATCATGCGAAACTTGCAGTGGATATTGATCTTTATTCTCGCGCTGGGGTTGTTCTTTGCGTGCACCACGGCGAAAAATACCGGCACAGCCATTAAGGAAGGAACAACCGAAGCTGCCGAAGAAGTCGGTGATAAGGCGGAAGATGTTGGCGAGGAAATTGAAGACGGAAGTATTACCTCCGCTATCAAGATGAAATTCGCAAACGATGAACAGGTGTCTGCATCTGCCATTGACGTAGATACGAGCCACGGTCACGTGACGTTAAATGGCGCTGTTTCCAGTCAGGCGGAGGCGGACCGTGCGGTTGAAATTGCGAAGACCGTGAGCGGTGTAAAGAGCGTGAAATCGAATCTGACGATCAAGCAGTAG